From Fundulus heteroclitus isolate FHET01 chromosome 14, MU-UCD_Fhet_4.1, whole genome shotgun sequence, the proteins below share one genomic window:
- the LOC118565901 gene encoding C-type mannose receptor 2-like translates to MTDMKRLLNISAGDMREAWIGLHDPNEGIRTWYWSLPGEEFNESETNWKDGEPSDRGSGGTENCGRLQNTPKWQDTGCQWPEYFLCYDETDTTQKYHLIKEKKTWQKAQSYCREKHTDLVSGLKHLQDGELKKVMKSVDPTTEIFFGLFRDSWRWSDGSSFSFRHWNNELINTQYNSGLCAMTVFDDEGRWKNDSCGVKKPFICYDDKVILIKENKTWEEALYYCRDHHHDLVTITNLDEQRWVQEKAKNASTDYVWTGLHYACTLDFWFWVSGKVVSYQNWYPDGLMDDCDMSGAMKAGGEHQWFKRNDSEEFNFICSKH, encoded by the exons ATGACAGACATGAAGAGACTCCTCAATATCTCAGCAGGAGATATGAGGGAAGCTTGGATTGGTCTGCATGATCCAAACGAAGGCATCAGAACATGGTACTGGTCTCTGCCTGGAGAGGAGTTCAATGAGAGTGAGACAAACTGGAAAGATGGAGAACCGTCTGATAGAGGAAGTGGAGGAACTGAGAACTGTGGGCGTTTGCAAAATACTCCTAAATGGCAAGATACTGGTTGCCAATGGCCGGAATATTTCCTCTGTTATGATG aaaCTGACACAACCCAGAAATACCACTTGATTAAAGAGAAGAAGACCTGGCAGAAAGCTCAGAGTTACTGCAGAGAGAAACACACAGACCTGGTCAGTGGACTGAAGCATCTACAGGATGGAGAGCTGAAGAAGGTGATGAAGTCAGTGGACCCAACAACAGAAATATTCTTTGGTCTGTTCAGAGACTCCTGGAGGTGGTCAGATGGAAGCAGTTTCTCTTTCAGACACTGGAACAATGAGTTGATCAATACACAATACAACAGTGGTCTATGTGCCATGACTGTGTTTGATGATGAAGGCAGATGGAAGAATGACAGCTGTGGTGTTAAAAAACCCTTCATCTGTTATGATG ATAAAGTGATCctgatcaaagaaaataaaacctggGAGGAAGCCTTGTACTACTGCAGAGATCACCACCATGACCTGGTCACCATCACCAACCTGGATGAGCAGAGATGGGTCCAGGAGAAAGCCAAGAACGCCTCCACTGATTACGTCTGGACGGGACTGCACTACGCCTGTACTCTGgatttctggttctgggtcagtGGCAAAGTGGTCAGTTATCAGAACTGGTATCcagatggactgatggatgacTGTGACATGTCTGGAGCCATGAAGGCAGGAGGAGAACATCAGTGGTTTAAAAGAAATGACAGCGAGGAGTTTAATTTCATCTGTTCTAAGCATTAA
- the LOC105923199 gene encoding E3 ubiquitin-protein ligase TRIM41, whose protein sequence is MSTYSVLTPLPEEHFRCLICLDLFTEPVTTPCGHTFCGSCLSQQWSDSKFCQCPKCNKRFLMKPEVSTNEVIAEMSVQIKRRKTEALESTNAPWQVKCDVCTDVRFKASKSCLVCLASYCDGHLEPHQRVPALMRHKLVEPVENLEEKVCEKHARILEFFCRREQVCICLLCCEGEHREHETVPVEEEGALQKVNIESTQAKIKLMIDDRTEKMEEFQKSSEISKVKANNEIENAEKLFGDLMGRVQEMQSKLKEKMDQILRKSQEKVQAMIQELEEEVAALQRKHSQLEELSQKEDHLQLLQTLQALNTMLVTKDWSRTKVYPDLYIHTTRRAMENLLRGFQTKRTTLTNIELTRMKDYKESVTFDESTAGTGLIITESGKRLKYSKAAKSQSPSCKRFVLPMVFGTNGFTSGRHYWEVQVGLRNDWDIGVALETVDRSDDFVKKDRGFFSIVKSGYDYKVNDSPREVLLLNPRPRHLGVYLDYEAGRVSFFDVAEKLHIHSFERERFSGKLFPYFYLYSGAKRSEPLIIRTIYDPEYYRTLIHSLNQDKTKNE, encoded by the exons ATGTCAACTTACAGCGTCCTCACTCCATTACCAGAGGAACATTTCCGATGTTTGATCTGTCTGGACCTCTTCACTGAACCGGTCACCACACCTTGTGGTCATACCTTCTGTGGGTCCTGCCTCAGCCAGCAGTGGAGCGACAGCAAGTTTTGTCAGTGTCCAAAGTGTAACAAAAGGTTCCTCATGAAGCCAGAGGTCTCCACAAATGAAGTCATAGCTGAAATGTCAGTCCAAATAAAGAGAAGGAAAACCGAGGCACTTGAAAGCACCAACGCTCCGTGGCAGGTGAAGTGTGACGTGTGCACAGACGTTAGATTCAAGGCGTCCAAGTCGTGCCTGGTGTGTCTGGCGTCGTACTGCGACGGACACCTGGAGCCCCACCAGCGGGTTCCTGCCCTGATGAGacacaagctggtggagcccGTGGAGAACCTGGAGGAGAAGGTTTGTGAGAAGCACGCAAGGATCCTGGAGTTTTTCTGCAGGCGGGAACAGGTGTGCATCTGTCTGCTGTGCTGCGAAggagaacatagagaacatgagACGGTGCCTGTGGAAGAGGAGGGGGCTCTGCAGAAA GTAAACATTGAGTCCACCCAGGCAAAGATCAAACTGATGATTGATGATAGAACAGAAAAGATGGaggaatttcagaaatcctcagAAATCAGCAAA GTGAAAGCTAATAACGAAATAGAGAACGCTGAGAAGCTGTTCGGTGATCTGATGGGTAGAGTACAAGAGATGCAAAGcaaactgaaggaaaaaatgGATCAAATACTAAGGAAATCACAGGAAAAGGTCCAGGCGATGATTCAGGAGCTAGAAGAGGAGGTTGCAGCTCTACAGAGGAAACACTCACAGCTAGAGGAGCTTTCTCAAAAAGAAGACCACCTTCAACTTCTACAG ACTTTGCAGGCTCTGAACACCATGTTAGTGACCAAGGACTGGTCCAGGACCAAGGTTTACCCAGACCTGTACATTCATACAACGAGGAGGGCCATGGAGAATCTTCTGAGAGGTTTTCAAACGAAACGAACAACACTGACAAACATTG AATTGACCAGAATGAAAGATTACAAAG aatctGTGACTTTTGATGAATCCACCGCTGGGACCGGCCTCATTATAACTGAATCTGGAAAACGTCTCAAGTATTCGAAGGCTGCAAAGTCACAGTCACCATCTTGCAAAAGATTTGTTTTACCCATGGTTTTTGGGACAAACGGCTTCACCTCAGGTCGGCACTACTGGGAGGTCCAGGTGGGTCTGAGAAACGACTGGGACATCGGTGTTGCCCTGGAAACGGTTGATAGGTCAgatgattttgtgaaaaaagacAGGGGATTCTTTTCTATAGTAAAATCTGGTTATGATTACAAAGTTAATGATTCACCCCGAGAAGTTCTCCTTCTCAATCCCAGGCCAAGGCATCTGGGAGTGTATTTAGACTACGAGGCAGGCCGAGTATCATTCTTTGATGTGGCCGAAAAGTTGCATATTCATTCTTTTGAAAGAGAGCGTTTTTCAGGAAAACTCTTCCCATATTTTTATCTGTACAGTGGTGCAAAGAGGTCTGAGCCCTTGATTATCCGTACGATTTATGATCCAGAATACTACCGTACTCTCATTCACTCTCTAAAtcaagataaaacaaagaatgaatAG